GAGGTAAATAACAACTAAAGAAGGCAGTTCCTTAGGTAAATATCAACTACATGTAGCAGTTCCTGGGGTAAATATCAACTACAGGAGGCAGTTCCTGGGGTAAATATCAACTACAGAAGGCAGTTCCTGAGGTAAATATCAACTACAGAAGGCAGTTCCTGAGGTAAATATCAACTACAGGAGGCAGTTCCTGAGGTAAATATCAACTACAGGTGGCAATTCCTGGGGTAAATATCAACTACAGGAGGCAGTTCCTGAGGTAAATATCAACTACAGAAGGCAGTTCCTGAGGTAAATATCAACTACAGGAGGCAGTTCCTGAGGTAAATATCAACTACAGAAGGCAGTCCCTGAGGTAAATATCAACTACAGGAGGCAGTTCCTGAGGTAAATATCAACTACAGGTGGCAATTCCTGGGGTAAATATCAACTACAGGAGGCAGTTCCTGAGGTACATATCAACTACAGGAGGCAGTTCCTGTGGTAAATACCAACTACAGGTGGCAATTCCTGGGGTAAATATCAACTACAGGAGGCTGTTCCTGAGGTAAATATCAACTACAGGAGGCAGTTCCTGAGGTAAATATCAACTACAGGTGGCAATTCCTGGGGTAAATATCAACTACAGGTGGCAATTCCTGGGGTAAATATAAACTACAGGAGGCAGTTCCTGAGGTAAATATCAACTACAGAAGGCAGTTCCTTAGGTAAATATCAACTACAGGTGGCAATTCCTGGGGTAAATATAAACTACAGGTGGCAATTCCTGAGGTAAATATCAACTACAGGTGGCAATTCCTGGGGTAAATATCAACTACAGGAGGCAGTTCCTGAGGTAAATATCAACTACAGGAGGCAGTTCCTGAGGTAAATATCAACTACAGGTGGCAATTCCTGGGGTAAATATCAACTACAGGAGGCTGTTCCTGAGGTAAATATCAACTACAGGTGGCAATTCCTGGGGTAAATATCAACTACAGGAGGCAGTTCCTGAGGTAAATATCAACTACAGGAGGCAGTTCCTGAGGTAAATATCAACTACAGGAGGCAGTTCCCGAGGTAAATATCAACTACAGGTGGCAATTCCTGGGGTAAATATCAGCTACAGGTGGCAATTCCTGGGGTAAATATAAACTACAGGAGGCAGTTCCTGAGGTAAATATCAACTACAGAAGGCAGTTCCTTAGGTAAATATCAACTACAGGTGGCAATTCCTGTGGTAAATATAAACTACAGGTGGCAATTCCTGAGGTAAATATCAACTACAGGTGGCAATTCCTGAGGTAAATATCAACTACAGGAGGCAGTTCCTGAGGTAAATATCAACTACAGGAGGCAGTTCCTGAGGTAAATATCAATTACAGGAGGCAGTTCCTGAGATAAATATCAACTACAGGAGGCAGTTCCTGAGGTAAATATCAACTACAGGCGGCAATTCTTGGGGTAAATATCAACTACAGGAGGCAGTTCCTGAGGTAAATATCAACTACAGGAGGCAGTTCCTGAGGTAAATATCAACTACAGGAGGCAGTTCCCGAGGTAAATATCAACTACAGGTGGCAATTCCTGGGGTAAATATCAACTACAGGAGGCAGTTCCTGAGGTAAATATCAACAACAGGTGGCAATTCCTGGGGTAAATATAAACTACAGGAGGCAGTTCCTGAGGTAAATATCAACTACAGGAGGCAGTTCCTGAGGTAAATATCAACTACAGGAGGCAGTTCCCGAGGTAAATATCAACTACAGGTGGCAATTCCTGGGGTAAATATCAACTACAGGAGGCAGTTCCTGAGGTAAATATCAACTACAGGTGGCAATTCCTGGGGTAAATATCAACTACAGGAGGTAGTTCCTGAGGTAAATATCAACTACAGGAGGCAGTTCCTGGGGTAAATATAAACTACAGGTGGCaattcaggggggggggggcgaagcaagggtatCAAGAAAGGGAGGAgcggattcattgttctttgCCGTGtgtttccttatatttcttgttatttttaagataGAAGCCGAGCGTTGCCCGCTCGGCTTCTATCTATATATTTGGGGGCATTTCTAAGGTCGTTAGCTATTGTTTGCTTTCTTCTATCTATATATTTGGGGCATTTCTAAGGTCGTTAGCTATCGTTTGCTTTCTTCTATCTATATATTTGGGGAATTTCTAAGGTCGTTAGTTATCGTTTGCTTTCTTCTATCTATATATTTGGGGCATTTCTAAGGTCGTTAGCTATTGTTTGCTTTCTTCTATCTATATATATGGGGCATTTCTAAGGTCGTTAGTTATCGTTTGCTTTCTTCTATCTTTATATTTGGGGCATTTCTAAAGTCGTTAGCTATCGTTTGCTTTCTTCTATCTATATATTTGGGGCATTTCTAAGGTCGTTAGCTATCGTTTGCTTTCTTCTATCTATATATTTGGGGCATTTCTAAGGTCGTTAGCTATCGTTTGCTTTCTTCTATCTATATATTTGGGGCATTTCTAAGATCGTTAGTTATCGTTTGCTTTCCTCTTTAGGATGTTACGTCTCCCACATCGACGAGTTTACGAGAATTCATCATCAACCGACGGGCGCAACCTGAGCCTGCGGTCACGTAACCGCAAGCAGCGCTTGGGAAAGAGAAACTCTTGTCCTAGCAGAACAGATGCAGTCATCGGGAACCCTGAGGATATGGCAGTGCACACAAGGCCCAAGTCTCGCGGGCTCACAATGTGAGGGGAGCGCATTAAACCCTGCCTGTTTCTGTAATCCTCAATAGcctttttgatatttttttctaagacATTTTAACACAGCATAATTCGTTTCCAAATATTTAGTTTCCAAATATTTTAGTAGCTTCGAGGATAGTAGTTGGTTAGGAGACAAGAAGACTTTCTCTATATTTTTGCACTGATACCAACCAATATTTAGTAGAAATACTTTTGTGTTAAAACATatctctacgaaaaaaaatgcGTTAAAAAATTAGATTCACTAGCTCTGTAAATGTTATTTCAAATTCAGAGGTATagggaagtgaataattgctTGTTTTGTTAAATTAAAACTACGCTTCATTCTAACTTTTCAATAGTTTATTCATTTACACAAATTAATGAATGGATTGCCTTATTCATGCAGTTTACTTATTCCTGTTCTATTCTACGTGATCACTCTAAatagttatatttttattcatttaagaCCAAGAAACCTTAAATTCTCGTTTTATCTCAGAGCTGTAAGAGATGCACTTCCTCAAAGCAGGGTATTTATATCTCCAGTAAGCTAATTCATAACAGTTAGAAAATAAACGCTATTCCCATTGTTCAGTAATTATCAAAGCAACTAATGGATAAGCCTTGCTCATTCTTTCAGTttttttaagggggggggTTATTTGGTGAAGGACACCTATAATGGGAAGTGCTGTTGGGGTCTTCGCAtcagtcgtttttttttttgttattttatgaACACCAGTGTACGTACTTGTGTTTACGGAAAAGTGAATAAAATGTATGCATCTAATGTTTCAAGGGAAGCTAAGACGGGCATTTGCAGAAGGTTTCGTTAAAAGTTGACAAACATCAGATAACTTGTATCCATTTACATCAGCGTTTACTCGAACCGAATTATAGCCCTTCAAACCTAAAGCCGTTTAACCTCTTTTATCTTAGGTGACTAATGTCAGCTATCTACCTGTACTAACCTATGTTCAACCTCTTTTATCTAAAGTGACTAATGTCAGCTATCTGTCTATATTAACCTATGTTCAACCTCTTTTATCTAAGGTGACTAATGCCAGCTATCTGTCTATACTAACTTTGCGGTGCGACATGCGGGAAAGGTTCCATGTTCAGAGTTTGTAGAAGTTTGTCAAACATGCCATTTAATTGACAGAAATATTGCTCTCAGTCAGCATGATgtctgggggggggagggaggggaggggctggTACCCCCAAGGGTATAGGGGTGCCGCTAAGGGTGTGTCACCCTGTTTACGACTAAAAAAACGATTTTCATACCCTGTATTAGCACAAAGGATAAACGATCGCGGGAAAACCGAACACGCTCCAAGCCTCAACTGTTTTTTTCCGTCATTTCGCTGTGCATGTAACCTCTGAATGTTTTTCATCTTTGGTATCAATaaggttgttgttgttgccaaGATTAGcttgcatgtttttgttttctaaagATTATGGCTTGTTCGAGGCAGATATCCTTGGTAGTCATAGCCTGTGTGCTACTGCAAAGAGAATAGTTCTCGTAAGATGTTGGGTTTTTCTCGCCGAACATCTACTGTATTTCTGATAGGTTCTAACATGTGCACGTGATTGAGAACATTGACACGTGACCTTAACCTTGAGTTCTTATTGGTTTAAGATACGACACGTGACTAATATCTTGAGCTCTTATTGGTTCAAAACATGACTCTTGCCCGTGACCTCGAGGTCTTATTGGCTCAACTCAAGACATGTGACCGTAAACCTGAGCTCTTTTTGGTTAGACACACAACACGTGACTGCAGCCTTAacttctgattggctcaacATACTAAAACATGTGACCGTAAACTTGtcttctgattggctcaacACACGATACGTGACCGTAAACTTGGCTCATGATTGGTTCAACACACGACACGTGACCGTAACCTTGGCTTCTGATTGGTTAAACACAGATGTGGTACCGGAAAATATGGAGAACACACGAGTGGTCCAACTATATctatccgccatcttggataggGCTGCTTCAGATGTTGGGGAACTTAAGCAAAGAGAATGGCGACGCATGTCCAAAACACTTTTGAATATACAGTAAAAATCATCCCTCGACAATCATCAAGAAGATataccacaggaatcccaagcAAGAAGGCAGTACTAAATTTTTGTCTCCACAATAGAGTGTGAGGAGCTTCCTTTCCCATCGGACTCGCGGTCCTTGTGCTGTTCCTCGTGACTCAGCAGCCCTGTGGTGGCTtcgccacaggtatcccgcgCAGTGCATTTTATGACGGCCCCAGAAGATGATTTCTCGTAAATCTTCGACACTCTTGTAACAGCTGTTCCTTGCGACTCGTTTTCCATGTCACGCTAACAGTTATGAATAAAATAATTCATTATTCAGTTACTTATATTTAAGATTGTAGGTTATATGTATAGtattgggatccctgtggcaatttgtgttgaaatatttcgAGTATTTTAGTGCGGCGTGACTGGCCGATGGAATGCGTGAGTTTGTCACACAATAagctttcatgttttagaacagtttgaacttcCTCTTGGTTCGTATTGCAAATGATTTCGctcaatagggctattttcgaagtATTGCTGAAGCCAAAAAGTTACCTGAAAAGTCtcgggaaagatcaaaatctataaatttATAAAGATAATCATCCttcacatgaatctttgtggtaaaatacgatgtttgacgatatttcaacacattcagatacaataaattttataggaattagccagcttttaaaatttaaggaataaatcgttttcgggcccgagaagtcTCGGGTGTTCCGAGAGATGAACACCAGCAACGTAAGAACTTCACATACTTTTATCGAATTtcccacagggagcccaagtgTCTTTCATTTTACAACAAAAGTTTTGATAAGTAGTTATGTACTAATTACAAAAGTTATTTTGTCATTGTCAGATTATCTTATGATTATAGTTTTTGTTCATGCGTTTAGTCTATTAGGAGTGGCGGAGCTGTGGATTTTCCACATTTTCATAATTTTACAAGATGTTCCACTGTTGAGAATTTCTGAAACGAAAGAAATCTGAGTTGGCGTGATGCATCGGTGGATTTATTACAGCACTGGACTTCCATGCCGAATCTTTTAGTGCCCCGAAAGAAATAGATGGAAAATTCCTACTAAAATCACTGGAAACATTTAATCCAACACATCCTACAATAAAAACAGTTCCATAGTGAAAGTTCCATGCCAATCACAGGCACGTGCCCagaggagggagggagggaggggaggggggggtccAGACAGCACTTTTATCATGTGAGGAGATGAGATCGACTCCGTTCGACCTCTTCGATGGTATTTAAAGAAGACTGTTAATTTTACGTTTGTATAagtttctagatggatctTGTGACCTATTACCAGAGCTAAAGATGCCGATTTGAACTTTattgatccgtggtcagtgaATGACTACCCTCGACCAAGCCTTTTTCTCTAGACAAGCAATTGAACCATACAGCAATACACGCGTTATGATATTTGTCAAAAGGGTGAAATATGTCAATGTTAAAACACACGCAAGTCGGGCCCAAGAACCTTTAAAGGGAAACTACAAGCTTAATACAACCAGGGCCTTATAGCGGGAACCCAGGATAGATACATAAATACAGCCATCTCGTTCATATACtgtatgtgaaaaaaaaaactaccgCGACAGCTTTATGCGCTGACAAGCAAAACATTCAAGATGGCAGCCAAGACGTCGAatttttcaaaaaacaaaTTCTACCCCCTAAAGTAAGcgtattttttgtctttgcaGTAAAATATGGGACCTGGTTGTATCACTAAGGGATTGTTCTTAAGCTTGCAGTTTCCTTCAAGCATAGCACACGTGAGTACGTACCCTGGTTCCACACAGGACATGCCGGGCACCGTCACGGAAGTTCTTGTTGAAGATGAAGTACAGCGCGGGGTTGATGGAAATATTCGCGTGAGCGATCATGTAGAATACCATCAGGCCCTCAAACGACAGCGTACACATGTACGTCGCCTTATGATAGGCTATCAAAATATGATTGATGTGTACCGGAAGCCAACAAACTGCAAACAGGATGACGATGGTCAGGAGCATCTTCAGGACCCTCATTTTGCGGTTGTCCATGTTCCTCTTATTTGTCATGCTATGCTCCCCTGGGGTCTTCCGTTGCCACAGAAACGTCAGGATCACAGTGTACAAGATTGCCATGACGACCAAGGGGATGATGTAAAGGAGTACGAATTTGACCATCATGTCGACTTTATCTAGTTCCGCGTTAGTCTCCACGTCGAATCCCCAGTGCAGCAAACACTGGTATTGGCCATTGATGTTATAAAGCTGGACCCGGTAGATATCATACGAGAACACAACCCCGCTCAGGACCCAGATGCCGATTAGGAAACGCTTGACTTTTCGCATGGTCAGCGGATTCTGTGTCGAGTGAACAATCGCTAAGTAGCGGTCAGCGGCGATTAGTGTGAGAGTGAGCACGGAAGCGGAGATGGAGATGACCGCGAGGAATAGATGAAGACGGCACAGTAAGTGCCCAATAACGCCTGGAGGAACAGAAAGGACGGGAGAATTTATTATCGGCAAGAATAaaattgtgatggtgatggtgatggtgatggtgataatgatggtgttggtgatggtgatggtgataatgatggtgttggtggtgatggtgatggtggtggtggtgacggtggcggtagtgatggtgacggtgatggtgactgatggtgatggcgatggtgatggtgatggtgatggtggtggtggtgatggtgacggtgacggtgacggtgacggtgacggtggtggtggtggtggtggtggtggtggtggtggtggtggtagtggtggtgatggtgatggtggtagtgatggtggtggtgatggtggtggtgatggtgatggtgatggtgatggtgatggtaatggtgatggtgatggtgatggtgatggtgatggtgatggtgatggtgatggtgatggtgatggtgatggtgatggtgatggtgatgatgatgatgatgatgatgatgatgatgatgatgatgatgatgataatggtgatggtgatgatggtggtggtgatggttggtggtggtggtggtggtggtggtggtggtggtggtggtggtggtggtggtggtggtggtggtggcggtggtggtggtggcggtggtggtggtggtggtggtgatggtggtggtgatggtggtagtgatggtggtggtggtgatggtagtgatggtgatggtggtggtggtggtgatggtagtgatggtggtggtggtggtggtggtggtggtggtggtggtggtggtgatggtggtggtggtggtggtagtggtggtggtgatggcggtggtggtggcggtggtgatggtgatggtaatggtggtgatggtggtggtagtttgtggtggtgatggcacCGTCATCATAATAAATATATCATCGTCATTATgtgaataacaaaatattcaCCTGGAGGGTATATCCATCCATACATGAACCATATCTGTATCGCAGGCGTGACGAGCGCGTCCAGCAGGTCCGCCACCGCCATGTTCACAATCAAGTAGTTAAACGGGATTCTCATGTTGGGCCTCACGCGTATAATATGGATAATCAAACAGTTTCCGAACATCGCGGTGACGAAGATGACGGCATAGAGCGCGGAGAGAAGTTCCCGGCTCCATTGCCACCGAAAATACGAGCACGCTACGCGAAATGTCTGGTTGAAAAC
The DNA window shown above is from Nematostella vectensis chromosome 15, jaNemVect1.1, whole genome shotgun sequence and carries:
- the LOC116616900 gene encoding tachykinin-like peptides receptor 86C isoform X1 produces the protein MDSIFFNGSINDTLAPVFNQTFRVACSYFRWQWSRELLSALYAVIFVTAMFGNCLIIHIIRVRPNMRIPFNYLIVNMAVADLLDALVTPAIQIWFMYGWIYPPGVIGHLLCRLHLFLAVISISASVLTLTLIAADRYLAIVHSTQNPLTMRKVKRFLIGIWVLSGVVFSYDIYRVQLYNINGQYQCLLHWGFDVETNAELDKVDMMVKFVLLYIIPLVVMAILYTVILTFLWQRKTPGEHSMTNKRNMDNRKMRVLKMLLTIVILFAVCWLPVHINHILIAYHKATYMCTLSFEGLMVFYMIAHANISINPALYFIFNKNFRDGARHVLCGTRRDMENESQGTAVTRVSKIYEKSSSGAVIKCTARDTCGEATTGLLSHEEQHKDRESDGKGSSSHSIVETKI
- the LOC116616900 gene encoding tachykinin-like peptides receptor 86C isoform X2; its protein translation is MDSIFFNGSINDTLAPVFNQTFRVACSYFRWQWSRELLSALYAVIFVTAMFGNCLIIHIIRVRPNMRIPFNYLIVNMAVADLLDALVTPAIQIWFMYGWIYPPGVIGHLLCRLHLFLAVISISASVLTLTLIAADRYLAIVHSTQNPLTMRKVKRFLIGIWVLSGVVFSYDIYRVQLYNINGQYQCLLHWGFDVETNAELDKVDMMVKFVLLYIIPLVVMAILYTVILTFLWQRKTPGEHSMTNKRNMDNRKMRVLKMLLTIVILFAVCWLPVHINHILIAYHKATYMCTLSFEGLMVFYMIAHANISINPALYFIFNKNFRDGARHVLCGTRKFSTVEHLVKL